The window ACTTCCACAAGCCATGCCACTGAGTATCGAGCCATTCCTGCGATGCTGTACCCTCCGGCCTGGCTTTGGTCAGTTTCCAAGAGCCGACCATGCGGTCGTCGAGATAGGTCCCTTCCGTTAGCTCCAGGTGCTCATTCTGCAGAAACTTTCCCTGCATCCTCCCGATCGCATCTTTGTGCAACTCCTTCGTCGACTTGCCGGCTTCGTCGAACTCACGGGTCGAGTGAACCGGCGCGCTGGGATTGGTCGGCGTTGCCCGGCGCCTGATATCTTCATAACGCAGCGTGCCCGCGTCGTCGTATGTGCGCGCAAGCCATTCGTCAGCGGCCACGCCGAAGCGATTCTCTTTGATCATCTGACCGGTAGCGCGGCTGAACGTGCTCCTCTTCTCAAAGCGACCGTTGTGATAGGTCGCTTCCGCAACGAGTCGGCCATTGCGATAGCCACGAACGGGTCCGTAGATCCGCGACCCTAAGGGAGTGCGGTGTTTGGTAACCACAAGACGATCAATATCGGTCCCCAAGAACTCGGCGTCGAAATAAACTTCCTGCCAAGGCCAAGCCCAGTAGCCGAAGATGGCAGCGATGACCGCAGTGATGATAAACGCCAAGCGCAGAGAAAATCGGGGGAACCAGCGGCGGAGAGGCATGGGCTGCGACATGCGACTATTCTCGCCTCGCGCACCGCAGATGTCACTCGATCTCGTAGCGGATTTGGCCATGCTGCTGCGACCGGCTGATCCGGTCGAGCGCGTACAAGCCGGCGAGAACGAACTCGACGCAACTCGCGCGGACGGCGGGATCGCTGGCCGCGTTCACTTCAAACGCTTTGTCCCACACGGGGGGCACGCGTTTGAGCCGCTCGGAATATTGCGCCGACGGCAGCATGTCGCCGACTTCGATCTTCACGCCCTTGCCGAAGATCTCGGCGATCTCCTGCAAGCCGTGCTCTTCGACGTACTGCGTGAAGACGGTGCGAATGGCTTCGGCGATCACGGCATCGAGAACTTGCCGTTCGCTCATTTGATGGCTCCCCATCAGGTCGAGCTCGAGCTTGCCGAGGGACGATGAGTACAAGTGACCGAGGTCGCTGATTCGCGGCACGGCGGGCTTTTCCTTCAGCACCACCGACCGCTGCCGGGCCGAAGCAATCATCGCGCCGTAGTTGGCGATGCTGAAGCGAGCGCTCACGCCTGACGCTTGATCGATGTACTTACTCTTGCGAGCTTGCACGGTGATCTGCTCGATCAGCTCTTTCATGAAGTACGGCACGATGACCGGATAATCGCCGCCGAGATCGACCTTGGCTTCCTGTTCGAGAATCTTGATGCCCAGCTCGCGCTCGCGCGGATAGTGCGTGTGAATGACGCTGCCGATGCGATCCTTCAGCTGCGGAATGACTTTGCCGCTGCGGTTATAGGTCGAGGGGTTCGCGCTGAAGAGAATCAGCACGTCGATCTCAAAGCGAACTGGAAAGCCGCGAATCTGCACGTC is drawn from Anatilimnocola floriformis and contains these coding sequences:
- a CDS encoding magnesium chelatase — its product is MTEAAPTHSSTKPKNLQELRASGWVSKSVKRELHDNFLRALAGDDDLFPGIVGYEDTVIPEISIALLASHDMLFLGEKGQGKSRMMRALVRFLDEEIPYLDIPGVPLHEDPYHPMTTAAKKFLATHSPEETPISWWKREDRYAERLSPGTKFADIIGEIDPAKLATGVSMSTEDALHFGLIPRMHRGIFAMNELPELDELVQVGLFNILEERDVQIRGFPVRFEIDVLILFSANPSTYNRSGKVIPQLKDRIGSVIHTHYPRERELGIKILEQEAKVDLGGDYPVIVPYFMKELIEQITVQARKSKYIDQASGVSARFSIANYGAMIASARQRSVVLKEKPAVPRISDLGHLYSSSLGKLELDLMGSHQMSERQVLDAVIAEAIRTVFTQYVEEHGLQEIAEIFGKGVKIEVGDMLPSAQYSERLKRVPPVWDKAFEVNAASDPAVRASCVEFVLAGLYALDRISRSQQHGQIRYEIE